One stretch of Filifactor alocis ATCC 35896 DNA includes these proteins:
- a CDS encoding TfoX/Sxy family protein, which produces MASRKEYLDFILEQLSELEEITYRAMMGEYIIYYNGKIVGGIYDDRLLVKPVQTAINYMPNAEYQLPYDGAKEMLLVDNVDNKEYLIGLFKTMYDELPAPKPKKKK; this is translated from the coding sequence ATGGCTTCAAGGAAAGAATATTTAGATTTTATTTTAGAACAACTATCTGAGTTGGAAGAAATAACATATCGGGCAATGATGGGAGAATATATTATTTACTACAATGGAAAAATTGTTGGTGGAATATATGATGATAGGTTGCTTGTGAAACCGGTGCAAACAGCGATAAATTATATGCCGAATGCAGAATATCAGTTACCATATGACGGAGCAAAGGAAATGCTTTTGGTAGATAATGTAGATAACAAAGAATATTTAATCGGACTATTTAAGACCATGTATGATGAGTTACCTGCACCAAAACCGAAAAAGAAAAAATAA
- a CDS encoding DUF2185 domain-containing protein produces MEKNWNIKTEDMKELFHWNEGEGCIATDRIMVDGEKVGYMYRENPDYNGDSGWRFTAGDEDDEYMSEPDHSGLYTLNAVANNDVDIIPFLHSPIGTGYYRDENGEFVKDTFHAIARQEIDEILYEYKIMTVEDYRNQSPENLAVIYENIKSVVEQYDLSEEDADAILSDLLGSCMGFKFSI; encoded by the coding sequence ATGGAGAAAAATTGGAACATAAAAACAGAAGATATGAAAGAACTTTTTCATTGGAATGAGGGAGAAGGTTGTATTGCAACAGACAGAATTATGGTAGACGGAGAAAAGGTCGGCTATATGTATCGTGAGAATCCCGATTATAACGGAGACAGCGGTTGGAGATTTACTGCCGGAGATGAAGACGATGAGTATATGAGTGAACCGGATCATTCAGGACTCTATACCTTAAATGCAGTTGCAAACAATGATGTGGATATTATTCCATTTCTTCATTCTCCGATTGGGACAGGTTATTATCGGGATGAAAACGGAGAATTTGTCAAAGATACCTTTCATGCCATTGCCAGACAGGAGATAGACGAAATATTATATGAATACAAGATAATGACCGTAGAAGATTATCGAAATCAAAGTCCTGAGAATTTAGCTGTGATTTATGAGAATATCAAATCGGTAGTGGAACAGTATGATTTATCCGAAGAAGATGCGGATGCGATTTTGTCGGATTTATTGGGAAGTTGCATGGGGTTCAAATTTTCAATTTGA
- a CDS encoding DUF2262 domain-containing protein — protein MTETKIMIGENEFVLYESGDYVGKMTVWGRETDIFLDIDVNENRVTDVVFEKINWLNDNRDVVVDAFMEENDHFVDVINEMIESGDFDADEQISQEDFEDALFVNNVLIFIRGRNSEFSLDLDAEPDYLLGHLACMEIDSNYEVECCGING, from the coding sequence ATGACAGAAACTAAGATTATGATTGGCGAAAATGAGTTTGTATTGTATGAGAGTGGCGACTATGTGGGGAAGATGACAGTTTGGGGAAGGGAGACGGATATTTTTTTAGACATTGACGTGAATGAAAACAGAGTGACAGATGTAGTGTTTGAAAAGATAAACTGGCTCAATGATAACAGAGATGTGGTGGTCGATGCATTTATGGAGGAAAATGATCATTTTGTCGATGTAATCAACGAGATGATTGAAAGTGGAGATTTTGATGCGGACGAGCAGATTTCGCAGGAAGATTTTGAAGATGCTCTGTTTGTCAACAATGTATTGATTTTTATAAGAGGCAGAAACAGTGAATTTTCTCTTGATTTGGATGCAGAACCTGATTATTTGCTTGGACATTTGGCTTGTATGGAGATAGATAGCAATTACGAAGTGGAATGTTGCGGAATCAACGGCTAA
- the hpf gene encoding ribosome hibernation-promoting factor, HPF/YfiA family — MNLKMIGKNISITKAMEEVLTEKLSKLDKFFDTDVEARVAVSATRTTQKIEVTIPLGSGIIRSEVQDEDLYNAADLAVEKLARQLRKYKEKLIRKGHDTIRYENIETPSSDTETMEIVKRKRFVYKPMSEEEAMLQMNLLGHDFFVFRRAEDDMFCLLYIRKDGHYGIIEQE, encoded by the coding sequence ATGAACCTAAAGATGATTGGTAAAAACATAAGTATAACAAAAGCGATGGAAGAGGTTCTCACAGAAAAATTAAGTAAGTTGGATAAGTTTTTTGATACCGATGTAGAGGCGAGGGTAGCAGTTTCGGCAACAAGAACTACACAAAAAATAGAAGTTACGATTCCGCTCGGTTCAGGAATCATCCGTTCCGAAGTGCAAGATGAAGACTTATACAATGCAGCGGATTTGGCGGTAGAAAAATTAGCCCGCCAGCTAAGAAAATACAAAGAAAAATTGATTCGAAAGGGACATGACACCATTCGATATGAAAATATAGAAACTCCGTCTTCTGATACAGAGACTATGGAAATCGTAAAAAGAAAAAGATTCGTTTATAAACCGATGTCTGAAGAGGAGGCTATGCTTCAAATGAATTTGTTGGGACATGACTTCTTCGTATTCAGAAGAGCGGAAGATGATATGTTCTGCTTGTTGTATATCCGTAAGGACGGACATTACGGAATCATTGAGCAAGAATAA
- a CDS encoding metallopeptidase TldD-related protein translates to MIETIKNILSSMTEVSDWIITEEQSASKELFFVKDKLDMNRGTDIHEFAVRVFVDFQEGEERYKGDADVVLSPLDSVEELTKKLEQAAFSAKFVKNKWYPLPVNTATEYPVMKKRDNIKALNEYYDDLHQVFYQDYGYTSKVNSCEVFAIEGTKRVVTSTGCDCTYPKNEFTFEIVTDCNEGEEPVEIFNGYYLTEMDLQEIERITKKQLMETEGRSKAVRNATLSDMRVILSGDAVEEFFQFYLQQASDVMVYTNIGKAKIGQAFQSKDAKEPITIKMKPNLETSIYARPVDAEGTVLKEYDLMYEGEIKALRTTAKFSHYLGIDHVGTVNTFEVLGGKESLEEYKKQDYLEILTFSCFLADEITGDFGGEFRLAKLVQNGTETFVTGGAISENIFNIQNQMRFSREKEVRRYSVTPSAIIFDGVTVSGE, encoded by the coding sequence ATGATTGAAACAATAAAAAACATACTGTCTTCCATGACAGAAGTATCCGATTGGATTATTACAGAAGAACAGTCTGCCTCAAAAGAATTGTTTTTTGTCAAAGATAAGTTGGATATGAATCGCGGAACAGATATTCATGAGTTTGCAGTGAGAGTATTTGTGGATTTTCAAGAGGGCGAAGAACGATATAAAGGAGACGCTGACGTAGTATTGAGTCCTTTGGACAGTGTGGAAGAACTCACAAAAAAATTAGAGCAAGCAGCTTTTTCTGCAAAATTTGTCAAGAACAAGTGGTATCCTTTACCTGTGAATACAGCGACAGAATATCCTGTTATGAAGAAAAGGGATAATATCAAAGCTCTGAATGAATACTATGACGACCTTCATCAAGTGTTCTATCAAGATTATGGATATACCTCAAAAGTCAATTCCTGTGAAGTATTTGCCATAGAGGGAACAAAGAGAGTGGTTACTTCAACAGGTTGTGATTGCACCTACCCGAAAAATGAATTTACTTTCGAGATAGTGACCGATTGCAACGAGGGAGAAGAACCGGTAGAAATCTTTAACGGATATTATTTGACCGAAATGGATTTGCAGGAGATAGAACGAATTACAAAGAAACAGTTGATGGAAACGGAAGGAAGAAGCAAGGCGGTTCGAAATGCAACCCTATCGGATATGAGAGTTATTTTGAGTGGAGATGCAGTGGAAGAATTTTTCCAATTCTATTTGCAACAGGCATCCGATGTGATGGTATATACCAATATTGGAAAAGCCAAAATAGGACAAGCATTTCAATCAAAAGATGCAAAAGAGCCGATTACTATCAAGATGAAACCGAATTTGGAAACCTCCATCTATGCACGACCGGTCGATGCGGAAGGAACCGTGTTGAAAGAGTATGACCTTATGTATGAAGGAGAAATCAAAGCGCTTCGTACTACTGCAAAATTCAGCCATTATTTGGGAATTGACCATGTTGGTACAGTCAATACCTTTGAAGTTCTTGGCGGAAAAGAGTCGTTAGAAGAATATAAAAAACAAGATTACTTGGAAATTTTGACCTTCTCATGTTTTCTTGCAGATGAAATCACAGGAGATTTTGGAGGAGAATTCAGATTGGCAAAATTGGTACAAAATGGAACAGAAACCTTTGTGACAGGAGGAGCAATTTCCGAAAATATATTTAATATACAAAATCAGATGAGATTTTCGCGTGAGAAGGAAGTCCGTCGATATTCCGTAACACCGTCAGCCATTATTTTTGACGGAGTGACCGTATCCGGAGAGTAG
- a CDS encoding TldD/PmbA family protein: protein MKVKPSEFLLSKKEELKRLVSELKKDFYYVSVLGTDVTGSAYSVKKSGISAKPSPDTEKGFVVRVFQDIGFSEYSFNHLDVEQAVRKVKEIAKEDRERYVKNNLFLEYPAVPQDEKITKEFFSEVKNLPEEDKPDEIIRKLTEIHSDVMKKHPDLLELQVSLTTTQVNKIFISENKDLYQSYVYSTGYGVAVAGDEHTTKNDFLAVSGLCGSELIEELEEKVYQAAERAKELLHSEKVVPGTYDIICDPDFTGLIAHEAFGHGAEMDMFVKERAKGQEYVNKRVASDKVFMHDGATACEEVSTYLFDDEGNLGKDTLIIDKGILKTGMCDELSALQLGVEPTGNGKRESYKRKAYTRMTNTFFEEGTDSLDEMIASIQYGYLLEGFSSGMEDPKNWGIQCVASKGREIKDGKLTGRIVSPLYLTGYVPELLESITMVSPGLKLSGSGYCGKGWKEWVKTSTGGSYIKAKGRLN from the coding sequence ATGAAGGTAAAACCGTCTGAATTTTTATTAAGCAAAAAAGAAGAATTAAAAAGATTGGTATCCGAGTTGAAAAAAGACTTCTATTATGTATCCGTTTTGGGAACAGATGTGACAGGTTCTGCTTATTCTGTAAAAAAGAGCGGAATTTCAGCAAAACCGTCTCCGGATACGGAAAAAGGATTTGTAGTAAGAGTGTTTCAGGACATCGGATTCAGCGAATATTCCTTTAATCACTTGGATGTAGAGCAAGCAGTTCGAAAAGTGAAGGAGATAGCAAAAGAAGATAGAGAAAGATATGTCAAAAACAATTTGTTTTTGGAATATCCGGCAGTTCCTCAAGATGAGAAGATAACCAAAGAGTTTTTCTCAGAGGTGAAAAATCTTCCGGAAGAAGACAAACCGGATGAAATTATCCGAAAATTGACAGAGATTCATTCCGATGTGATGAAAAAACATCCGGACTTGTTGGAGTTGCAAGTAAGTTTGACCACAACCCAAGTGAATAAGATTTTTATTTCGGAGAACAAGGACTTGTATCAAAGCTATGTCTATTCAACCGGTTATGGAGTTGCAGTTGCAGGAGATGAACATACGACGAAAAATGATTTTCTTGCAGTTTCCGGACTTTGTGGTTCAGAATTGATAGAGGAATTGGAAGAAAAGGTATATCAAGCCGCAGAACGTGCAAAAGAGCTCCTTCACAGCGAGAAAGTCGTTCCCGGAACTTACGATATTATCTGTGATCCCGACTTTACCGGCTTGATTGCGCACGAGGCGTTCGGACATGGTGCAGAGATGGATATGTTTGTTAAGGAACGGGCAAAAGGACAGGAGTATGTCAACAAGAGAGTAGCGTCCGACAAAGTGTTTATGCATGATGGAGCAACTGCTTGTGAAGAGGTTTCAACCTATCTGTTTGATGATGAGGGAAATTTAGGGAAAGACACCTTGATTATCGACAAGGGAATTTTGAAAACGGGAATGTGTGATGAACTCTCTGCCTTGCAACTTGGAGTAGAACCGACAGGAAACGGAAAGAGGGAATCTTATAAGAGAAAAGCATACACACGAATGACGAACACCTTTTTTGAAGAAGGGACAGATTCTTTGGATGAAATGATTGCATCCATTCAGTATGGATACCTGTTGGAAGGTTTTTCTTCCGGTATGGAAGATCCGAAAAACTGGGGAATTCAATGTGTTGCATCCAAAGGAAGAGAAATCAAAGACGGAAAATTGACAGGAAGAATTGTCAGTCCGTTATATTTGACAGGTTATGTGCCTGAATTGTTGGAGTCCATTACCATGGTATCTCCGGGATTGAAACTGTCCGGCTCCGGATACTGTGGAAAAGGTTGGAAAGAATGGGTGAAGACCTCAACAGGAGGATCTTATATCAAAGCGAAAGGGAGATTGAACTAA
- a CDS encoding lysine exporter LysO family protein, with the protein MTLVIVMSVIAGILCGKFIVVQEISYISTLLDVGLCLLMFFVGIDIGKNKDVMSQIKSIGVKAISTPLMVASGSLVGAVVCGKFLGYGAKDSSLIGAGMAWYSLSAIMITPYSKELSVLAFLTNVCREVFAIVFIPLIAKYIGHEEAIAPSGATAMDTTLPIISKATDARTAIIAFITGFILTLSVPVLVTLLLSLA; encoded by the coding sequence ATGACTTTGGTAATCGTGATGTCAGTGATTGCAGGTATTTTGTGCGGAAAGTTCATCGTAGTACAGGAGATATCCTATATTTCTACCTTGCTTGATGTGGGACTATGTCTCTTGATGTTTTTTGTGGGGATAGATATCGGAAAAAATAAAGATGTGATGAGTCAAATCAAATCAATCGGTGTAAAAGCAATTTCGACACCATTGATGGTAGCAAGCGGCAGTTTGGTCGGTGCGGTTGTGTGTGGAAAGTTTTTGGGATATGGAGCGAAAGACTCTTCTTTGATAGGAGCGGGAATGGCTTGGTATTCTCTTTCCGCAATTATGATAACGCCGTACTCCAAAGAACTCAGTGTATTGGCGTTTTTGACAAATGTTTGCAGAGAGGTATTTGCGATTGTTTTTATTCCGTTGATTGCAAAGTATATCGGTCACGAAGAGGCGATTGCACCTTCAGGAGCAACTGCAATGGATACGACCTTGCCGATCATTTCAAAAGCAACCGATGCAAGAACGGCAATTATTGCATTTATTACAGGATTTATTTTGACGCTCAGTGTACCCGTTTTGGTAACGCTGTTGCTGAGTTTGGCATAG
- a CDS encoding LysO family transporter, translating to MLFRMACYLFMMGSGIALGRSGKVSKRLMERLDKFQLLCLLFLLFVMGINVGTNQEIMDSFGNIGKESALFALFTIGFSVLFVFLFNKIYGQFQKGKVR from the coding sequence ATGTTATTTCGAATGGCGTGTTACCTTTTTATGATGGGATCCGGAATTGCATTAGGCAGAAGCGGAAAGGTAAGCAAAAGATTGATGGAAAGATTGGATAAGTTCCAATTACTGTGTTTATTGTTCTTGCTCTTTGTGATGGGAATCAATGTGGGAACGAATCAAGAGATTATGGACTCTTTCGGCAATATCGGAAAAGAATCTGCTCTGTTTGCGTTGTTCACGATTGGATTCAGTGTGTTGTTTGTATTTTTATTCAACAAAATTTATGGACAATTTCAGAAAGGCAAGGTGAGATAG
- the groL gene encoding chaperonin GroEL (60 kDa chaperone family; promotes refolding of misfolded polypeptides especially under stressful conditions; forms two stacked rings of heptamers to form a barrel-shaped 14mer; ends can be capped by GroES; misfolded proteins enter the barrel where they are refolded when GroES binds) — MAKEIKFGEDARKALERGVNILADTVKVTIGPKGRNVILDKKFGSPLITNDGVTIAKEIELEDAYENMGAQLVKEVATKTNDIAGDGTTTATLLTQAIVREGLKNVAAGANPIFIRKGIQLAVDKAVETLQANSRPIENKESIAQVAAISAGDEEVGKMIADAMEKVGKDGVITVEESKTMGTTLEVVEGMQFDRGYVSPYMSTDMEKMEANLSDPLILITDKKITNIQEILPVLEQIVQQGKKLLIIAEDIEGEALATLVVNKLRGTFDVVAIKAPGFGDRRKAMLQDIAILTGGTVISEEVGLELKDADMTMLGRAGSVKVTKENTVIVNGAGSASDIEERVALIRRQIEDTTSEFDREKLEERLAKLAGGVAVIQVGAATETELKERKLRMEDALNATRAAVEEGIVSGGGVALIETISEVEKLLTEENTEIKTGIKIILSALQEPLKQIAINAGLEGAVIVENVRKGEKGMGFDAFREEYVNMIEAGIIDPTKVTRSALQNASSVAATFLTTEAAVVDIKSEEPAMPPMGGGMPMM; from the coding sequence ATGGCAAAGGAAATTAAATTCGGGGAAGACGCAAGAAAAGCATTGGAACGCGGAGTAAATATTTTGGCGGATACAGTAAAAGTGACGATCGGACCGAAAGGAAGAAATGTTATTTTAGATAAAAAATTCGGAAGTCCGTTGATTACCAATGATGGGGTTACTATTGCAAAAGAAATCGAATTGGAAGATGCTTACGAAAACATGGGAGCACAACTGGTAAAAGAAGTAGCGACAAAAACAAATGATATTGCAGGAGACGGAACAACTACAGCGACACTATTGACACAGGCAATCGTTCGCGAAGGATTGAAAAACGTGGCAGCCGGTGCAAACCCAATCTTCATTCGTAAAGGGATTCAATTAGCAGTAGACAAAGCGGTAGAAACCTTGCAAGCAAACTCTCGTCCAATCGAAAACAAAGAATCCATTGCACAAGTAGCTGCAATTTCCGCAGGAGACGAAGAAGTAGGAAAAATGATTGCAGATGCAATGGAAAAAGTCGGAAAAGACGGTGTTATTACAGTAGAAGAATCAAAAACAATGGGAACTACTTTGGAAGTAGTAGAAGGAATGCAATTTGACAGAGGATATGTTTCTCCTTACATGTCAACCGATATGGAAAAAATGGAAGCAAACCTTTCCGATCCGTTGATTTTAATCACAGATAAAAAAATTACAAACATCCAAGAAATCCTTCCTGTATTGGAACAAATTGTACAACAAGGTAAAAAATTGTTGATTATTGCAGAAGATATTGAAGGAGAAGCATTGGCTACTTTGGTAGTGAACAAATTGAGAGGAACATTTGATGTTGTTGCAATCAAAGCACCTGGATTCGGAGATCGCAGAAAAGCAATGTTACAAGATATTGCTATCTTGACAGGAGGAACCGTAATCTCTGAAGAAGTTGGATTGGAACTGAAAGATGCAGATATGACAATGCTTGGTCGTGCAGGTTCTGTCAAAGTAACGAAGGAAAATACAGTTATTGTAAACGGAGCGGGAAGTGCAAGCGATATAGAAGAAAGAGTAGCTTTGATTCGCAGACAAATCGAAGACACTACTTCTGAGTTTGATAGAGAAAAATTGGAAGAACGACTTGCGAAATTAGCAGGTGGAGTTGCAGTAATCCAAGTTGGAGCAGCAACAGAAACTGAATTGAAAGAAAGAAAACTTCGTATGGAAGATGCATTGAATGCAACAAGAGCTGCGGTAGAAGAAGGAATCGTATCCGGTGGTGGAGTTGCATTGATTGAAACTATCTCCGAAGTTGAAAAACTGTTGACAGAAGAAAATACAGAAATCAAAACAGGTATCAAAATTATTTTAAGCGCATTACAAGAACCGTTGAAACAAATCGCAATCAACGCAGGTTTGGAAGGTGCCGTTATTGTAGAAAATGTTCGTAAAGGCGAAAAAGGAATGGGATTCGACGCGTTCAGAGAAGAATATGTCAATATGATTGAAGCGGGAATTATCGACCCTACAAAAGTAACAAGAAGTGCATTACAAAATGCTTCTTCCGTAGCGGCTACTTTCTTAACAACAGAAGCTGCGGTAGTAGATATTAAATCAGAAGAACCTGCAATGCCTCCAATGGGTGGCGGAATGCCGATGATGTAG
- a CDS encoding co-chaperone GroES → MKIRPLADRVVIQMLEAEEKTKSGIILTGTAKEQPQIAEVVEVGPGGVVDGKEIKMEVEKGNKVLFSKYAGTEVKVEGEEYIILRQSDILAVVE, encoded by the coding sequence ATGAAAATAAGACCATTAGCAGATCGTGTAGTAATTCAAATGTTGGAAGCGGAAGAAAAAACAAAGAGCGGAATCATTTTGACAGGAACCGCAAAAGAACAACCGCAAATTGCAGAAGTTGTAGAAGTTGGACCGGGTGGAGTAGTAGACGGTAAAGAAATCAAAATGGAAGTAGAAAAAGGAAACAAAGTGTTGTTCTCCAAATATGCAGGAACTGAAGTAAAGGTAGAGGGAGAAGAGTATATTATCCTAAGACAAAGCGATATTTTAGCTGTAGTAGAATAA
- a CDS encoding V-type ATP synthase subunit D has protein sequence MANELAPTKANLMKAKENLIFSRSGFSLLDKKRTVLIREAMGLVGKAETLQKQIKEEFEEAYASLQMVNLSIGINTADEIAMSIPGRENFDILYRSVMGLEVPTVVFERDELLHTDYSFFQTNQAVDQTVMKFKNLRYLIYELAEVENAVFKIAMEIKKTAKRANALEKIQIPRYEEAVKYIQEVIEEKEREDFFRLKKIKSKKIRDEQEAK, from the coding sequence ATGGCAAACGAATTAGCACCTACCAAAGCGAATCTGATGAAAGCGAAAGAAAATCTGATTTTCTCCAGAAGCGGATTTTCTCTGTTGGATAAAAAAAGAACTGTGTTGATTCGAGAGGCAATGGGACTTGTCGGAAAAGCGGAAACGCTTCAAAAACAAATCAAAGAAGAGTTCGAAGAGGCATATGCCTCATTGCAAATGGTCAATCTGTCCATCGGGATAAACACAGCGGATGAAATTGCAATGTCCATTCCGGGAAGAGAGAACTTTGATATCTTGTATCGCAGTGTCATGGGCTTGGAAGTTCCGACAGTAGTTTTTGAGAGAGACGAGTTACTTCATACGGATTACAGTTTCTTTCAAACGAATCAAGCAGTAGATCAAACCGTAATGAAATTCAAAAATCTTCGTTATCTCATCTATGAGTTGGCAGAAGTAGAGAATGCTGTTTTCAAAATAGCAATGGAAATCAAAAAGACAGCCAAGCGTGCGAACGCATTGGAAAAAATTCAGATTCCACGTTATGAAGAAGCGGTAAAATATATTCAGGAAGTAATCGAAGAGAAAGAAAGAGAAGATTTCTTCCGATTGAAAAAAATTAAAAGCAAAAAAATTCGAGATGAACAGGAAGCAAAATAG
- a CDS encoding V-type ATP synthase subunit B, whose translation MSDREYLHLNRVKGDLIVLEGVKNAAYGEILNITLEDGKKRNGKIVAVQGDKVVAQVFQGTQGVSTNNVAVNFTGKPLEIPLSIDILGRQFNGLGQSVDGIGPIYSSKRYNVNGRPMNPVARSYPRDYLETGISAIDSLMTLIRGQKLPIFSGNGLPHNELAAQIVRQASVKGEESNFAIVFGAMGIKHDDADFFRQSFEGSGVIERVVMYVNLADDPAVERISTPRCALTAAEYLAYEEGMHVLVILTDITAYAEALRELSSAREEVPSRKGYPGYLYSDLATLYERAGMVLDKKGSVTLLPILTMPNDDITHPIPDLTGYITEGQIVLSRDLAKQNVYPPINVLPSLSRLMKDGIGDGFTREDHDEVSSQLFSSYSRVQEVRSLAQIIGEDDLSELDQKFMAFGKAFEERFLTQDQDEKRTIEETLDIAWEILSILPKEELERLSPKMIDKYYCGE comes from the coding sequence ATGAGCGACAGAGAATATTTGCACCTCAATCGGGTAAAGGGAGACCTAATCGTATTAGAGGGCGTAAAAAATGCAGCCTATGGCGAAATACTAAACATCACTTTAGAAGACGGGAAGAAAAGAAACGGAAAAATTGTTGCCGTCCAAGGCGACAAGGTAGTTGCTCAAGTATTCCAAGGGACACAGGGAGTTTCTACCAACAACGTAGCGGTTAACTTTACAGGAAAACCGTTGGAAATTCCACTTTCAATAGATATTTTGGGAAGACAGTTCAACGGATTGGGACAAAGTGTGGACGGAATCGGTCCGATTTATTCCTCAAAAAGATATAACGTAAACGGAAGACCGATGAACCCGGTTGCCCGTTCCTATCCGAGAGACTATTTGGAAACGGGAATTTCTGCGATTGACAGCTTGATGACATTGATTCGTGGACAAAAATTGCCGATTTTCTCAGGAAACGGATTGCCACACAACGAGTTGGCTGCTCAAATCGTAAGACAAGCATCTGTAAAAGGAGAAGAGTCCAACTTCGCAATCGTGTTCGGTGCAATGGGAATCAAGCACGATGATGCGGATTTCTTCAGACAATCCTTTGAAGGCTCAGGAGTAATAGAGCGTGTTGTTATGTATGTCAACCTTGCAGACGATCCGGCGGTAGAACGGATTTCTACACCGAGATGTGCGTTGACCGCAGCCGAATACCTTGCTTATGAAGAAGGAATGCACGTACTTGTTATTTTGACAGATATTACAGCGTATGCCGAAGCGCTTCGTGAACTTTCCTCAGCAAGAGAAGAAGTACCGAGTCGTAAAGGATATCCGGGATATCTATACAGTGACTTGGCAACACTTTATGAAAGAGCGGGAATGGTATTGGACAAAAAAGGTTCGGTAACCCTACTACCAATCTTGACCATGCCGAATGATGACATCACTCACCCGATTCCCGACTTGACAGGATATATTACAGAAGGTCAGATTGTATTGTCAAGAGATTTGGCAAAACAAAACGTATACCCTCCAATCAATGTATTGCCATCTTTGTCTCGTTTGATGAAAGACGGTATCGGGGACGGATTTACAAGAGAAGACCATGATGAAGTATCTTCCCAATTGTTCTCTTCTTATTCAAGAGTACAAGAAGTGCGTTCTTTGGCACAAATCATCGGAGAAGATGACCTTTCCGAATTGGACCAAAAATTCATGGCGTTCGGAAAAGCGTTTGAAGAGCGATTCTTGACGCAAGATCAGGATGAAAAGAGAACGATCGAAGAAACATTAGATATTGCATGGGAAATCCTATCCATCCTTCCAAAAGAAGAATTGGAAAGACTTTCTCCGAAAATGATAGATAAGTATTATTGTGGAGAGTAG